A window from Nitrospira sp. ND1 encodes these proteins:
- a CDS encoding PAS domain S-box protein, with translation MTIPASFFLGMSRSSYSRLGVALALIAVIGAIDWWLPLGLTITTLYVVPVLIASRIPHPRLTFWVAALASLVTILDMFDRPLFALTWVSAMNRAFALMVIWVTALLCLRRQRDEAELLRINEDIEQQVQERTADLAAANQELEVLRAEAVSELVAIVKSSDDAIVGMTLNGMIQSWNRGAERVYGYRAEEVLGRPISVLCPSNRLDEVPTMLDRIARGEHVRNVEMVQRRKQGERIDVSLTISPVKDADGCVMGASAIARDVTVKRRIEAALRESEARFRMMADTAPVMVWMAGPDTHITFINKRWLEFTGRTVQEEIGDNWFTGIHADDLDRCRKSYLQAFKSEQPFFLEYRLRRHDGEYRWIMDTGVPLFDEEGQFGGYIGTCMDLTERKDMEDQLRRMLKEKESLLREVHHRVKNNLQVISSLLNLQSASIKDPVVNQLFRECQVRITSIALLHETLHRSHDLSRIKMGDYIRTLTGHLFRSYGVDPNLISLELNVDDVEFDIDTGLTCGLIIDELVSNCLKHAFIDDSGGTVHIDLLDHVDGTFTLCVSDNGIGIPKDGVLNNPDSLGLELVALLAEKLDGSTELRSGAGTEWQIRFQQLQYSERV, from the coding sequence ATGACAATACCTGCATCATTCTTTCTCGGCATGTCGCGGAGCAGCTACTCCAGGTTGGGAGTGGCCCTGGCGTTGATTGCGGTGATCGGCGCGATTGACTGGTGGTTGCCCCTGGGATTGACCATCACCACGCTCTACGTAGTGCCGGTTCTCATCGCCTCCCGGATCCCTCACCCCCGTCTTACGTTCTGGGTGGCCGCCCTCGCGTCTCTGGTGACGATTCTCGATATGTTCGATCGGCCGCTCTTTGCATTGACCTGGGTCAGCGCCATGAATCGGGCCTTTGCGCTCATGGTGATTTGGGTGACCGCGCTGTTGTGTTTGCGGCGGCAGCGCGACGAGGCCGAATTGTTGCGTATCAATGAAGATATCGAGCAACAGGTGCAGGAGCGCACGGCGGATCTGGCTGCCGCCAATCAGGAACTTGAAGTGCTGCGAGCGGAAGCGGTGTCTGAACTGGTCGCGATCGTCAAATCATCGGACGACGCCATTGTAGGCATGACGCTGAACGGCATGATTCAAAGTTGGAATCGCGGAGCGGAACGGGTCTACGGGTATCGCGCCGAGGAGGTGCTCGGTCGGCCCATCTCTGTGCTCTGTCCCTCGAATCGATTGGATGAGGTGCCGACGATGCTCGACCGGATCGCCCGGGGAGAGCACGTGCGCAATGTGGAGATGGTGCAGCGCCGGAAACAGGGGGAGCGCATCGATGTGTCGTTGACGATCTCGCCGGTGAAAGATGCGGATGGGTGTGTCATGGGCGCGTCGGCTATCGCGCGCGATGTCACGGTGAAGCGGCGCATCGAAGCGGCTTTGCGGGAAAGCGAGGCCCGGTTTCGCATGATGGCGGACACAGCGCCGGTGATGGTGTGGATGGCCGGACCGGACACGCACATCACCTTCATCAATAAACGCTGGCTGGAATTTACCGGGCGCACTGTGCAGGAAGAGATCGGCGACAACTGGTTTACAGGCATTCACGCCGACGACCTGGATCGCTGCCGGAAGTCGTATCTGCAGGCGTTCAAGTCGGAGCAGCCGTTCTTTCTGGAATACCGGCTCCGGCGTCACGACGGCGAGTACCGGTGGATCATGGATACGGGAGTGCCCTTGTTCGACGAGGAGGGACAGTTCGGCGGGTACATCGGTACCTGCATGGACCTGACCGAGCGCAAGGACATGGAAGACCAGCTACGCCGGATGTTGAAGGAAAAAGAAAGTCTGCTGCGGGAAGTGCACCATCGGGTCAAGAACAACCTGCAGGTCATTTCCAGCCTGTTGAATTTACAATCGGCCTCCATCAAGGACCCGGTCGTCAACCAGCTGTTCCGAGAATGTCAGGTGCGGATCACTTCGATCGCGCTGCTTCACGAAACGTTGCACCGGTCGCACGATCTTTCGCGAATCAAAATGGGCGACTATATCCGCACCCTGACCGGCCATCTGTTTCGTTCATACGGGGTCGATCCGAACCTCATTTCGCTGGAGCTGAACGTGGACGATGTCGAGTTCGATATCGACACGGGGCTGACCTGCGGGTTGATCATCGATGAGCTGGTCTCCAATTGTTTGAAGCACGCGTTTATCGACGACAGCGGTGGAACGGTGCACATCGATCTGCTCGATCATGTCGACGGCACGTTTACCCTGTGCGTGAGCGACAACGGCATCGGGATTCCCAAGGACGGCGTGCTGAACAATCCCGATTCACTGGGGCTGGAACTTGTGGCGCTGCTGGCGGAGAAGCTGGACGGCAGCACGGAACTCCGCAGCGGCGCCGGCACGGAATGGCAGATCCGCTTTCAGCAACTGCAATATTCAGAAAGGGTATGA
- a CDS encoding response regulator, whose translation MEPASILIVEDEPVVAKDIQLSLQRLGYRVPATATSGEEAIRKASDMHPDLILMDIVLKGKMDGVETALQIQRKQDVPVIYLTAYADNHTLERAKVTSPAGYMLKPYQANELRTTIELALHRAQHERHMRERLRWIATTMRCIGDGIVTTDRGGRVAYMNPAAESLTGWSQDDAAGMGVTALLGFHEAGPGYESESPVQQAMTQVRIVAIEEALLISKQGGRRTIRGSVAPVADDGGNVLGAVLVFHETASGERGLQASDRQGDTLWKMDAQLGRPQGIINLCSWCKRVPDESGEWYDLATFIAERSAIQFNGGLCPECMDQCFPCDERHK comes from the coding sequence ATGGAACCAGCCAGCATCTTGATCGTGGAAGATGAACCCGTTGTGGCGAAGGACATTCAGCTGAGCCTGCAACGGCTGGGGTATCGCGTGCCGGCTACGGCGACCTCCGGCGAAGAGGCGATCCGCAAGGCGAGCGACATGCATCCTGACCTGATTTTGATGGATATCGTCTTGAAGGGGAAAATGGACGGAGTGGAAACCGCCCTCCAGATTCAGCGAAAACAGGATGTGCCGGTCATCTACCTCACGGCCTATGCCGACAACCACACGCTGGAGCGCGCGAAGGTCACGTCTCCGGCCGGTTATATGCTCAAGCCCTATCAAGCGAACGAACTCCGGACCACGATTGAGCTGGCGCTGCATCGCGCCCAGCATGAGCGGCACATGCGCGAGCGCTTGCGGTGGATTGCCACGACCATGCGTTGCATCGGCGACGGCATCGTGACGACCGATCGCGGCGGGCGAGTGGCCTATATGAATCCCGCCGCCGAGAGCCTGACGGGGTGGAGTCAGGACGATGCGGCAGGCATGGGCGTGACGGCGCTCCTGGGTTTTCACGAAGCCGGGCCGGGATATGAATCGGAGAGTCCGGTACAGCAAGCGATGACGCAAGTGCGCATAGTGGCGATCGAGGAAGCCCTGCTGATCTCCAAGCAGGGTGGACGTCGAACCATTCGCGGCAGCGTCGCGCCGGTCGCCGACGATGGAGGGAACGTGCTCGGCGCCGTGCTGGTGTTTCACGAGACCGCATCCGGTGAACGGGGCCTCCAGGCCTCTGATAGGCAGGGGGACACGCTCTGGAAGATGGATGCGCAGCTCGGACGTCCGCAGGGAATTATCAATTTGTGTTCCTGGTGCAAGCGTGTGCCGGACGAGTCCGGCGAATGGTATGACCTGGCCACGTTTATCGCCGAGCGATCGGCGATACAGTTCAACGGCGGGCTCTGCCCGGAATGTATGGATCAATGTTTTCCCTGCGACGAAAGGCATAAGTAG
- a CDS encoding Gfo/Idh/MocA family oxidoreductase, with protein sequence MANSTLTTPDSRPLRIALIGAGRHAQHHARAILRCPGVQLVAVADPSDAAQAAMRDIVPGIGCFKTPEELFASERLNVVHIITPPASHAPLARMAIKAGCHIYVEKPFTESVEDAQQILDEASAKGLRVCAGHQLLYEPPTRVLTQYLPSIGRVVHVESYFSFRTVRHAPGGRKVLRADHQLLDILPHPVYLLLQVLEQAGEGRTELLSLEVSQAGTVHALVRRGGVTGTLIVTLEGRPVESYLRVVGKNGSLFADYVRSTTQRAIGPGSSGIDKLFAPYRQAWQLLIGTTSAMANRFLKSQRSYPGLAELFTAFYESARTGGPSPLSPESLLETVRICERVAKALKVGEAKALADAAPKPVESRGVLVTGGTGFLGKEIVRTLLSRGRPVRVVARREPSPWERIAGAEYVVADVATGAAAQLFKGVDTVIHAAAETAGGWPEHQRNSLDATEQMVRGADAAGITHFVHVSSLAVLAQGNGRPIGDDHPLEPDSKGSGPYVWGKLESERLAVQLGKELGLSVKVIRPGALVDYRDFDPPGRLGKRLGNIFVAVGSPGDRLGVVDVGFAGRFLGWMTDAWDNVPSPLNLLDPVSPTKQELLDRLRQANPDLTVLWLPRFVLVPLSWLATLAQKILRPGKPAIDIAKVFSVLPYDTSGIAKLAPQVDHASEKR encoded by the coding sequence GTGGCCAACTCTACTCTGACAACTCCAGACTCGCGCCCGTTACGGATCGCGCTCATCGGTGCCGGCCGTCATGCCCAGCACCATGCCCGCGCTATTTTGCGCTGCCCCGGCGTGCAACTGGTGGCGGTGGCCGACCCGTCCGACGCGGCTCAAGCGGCGATGCGCGATATTGTTCCAGGCATCGGCTGTTTCAAGACGCCGGAGGAGCTGTTTGCCTCCGAACGTCTCAATGTGGTGCACATCATTACTCCGCCGGCCTCCCATGCTCCGTTGGCCAGGATGGCGATCAAGGCCGGATGCCACATCTATGTAGAGAAGCCCTTCACCGAGTCGGTGGAGGACGCCCAGCAGATCCTGGATGAGGCGAGCGCAAAAGGTCTTCGTGTCTGTGCCGGCCATCAGCTGTTGTATGAACCGCCCACCCGGGTATTAACCCAGTACTTGCCGTCAATTGGGCGCGTCGTGCACGTCGAGAGCTACTTTTCCTTCCGGACCGTGCGTCATGCGCCGGGTGGCCGCAAGGTGCTACGCGCCGACCACCAGTTACTCGATATTCTGCCGCATCCGGTTTATCTGTTGCTCCAGGTGTTGGAGCAAGCCGGGGAGGGCCGTACCGAGCTGTTGTCCTTGGAAGTGAGTCAGGCCGGGACGGTGCATGCGTTGGTGCGACGCGGCGGCGTGACCGGCACGTTGATCGTGACGCTCGAAGGGCGCCCGGTGGAGAGTTATCTGCGAGTCGTCGGGAAGAACGGGTCGTTGTTCGCCGACTATGTTCGCAGCACCACGCAGCGCGCCATCGGTCCCGGGTCGTCCGGCATCGATAAGTTATTCGCGCCTTACCGGCAGGCCTGGCAATTGCTGATCGGCACGACCTCCGCGATGGCGAACCGATTTCTCAAGAGTCAGCGAAGTTATCCCGGGCTGGCCGAACTGTTTACCGCTTTCTATGAGTCTGCGCGGACGGGCGGGCCGTCGCCCTTGTCGCCGGAGAGTTTACTGGAGACCGTGCGCATCTGTGAGCGCGTGGCGAAGGCCCTGAAGGTCGGCGAGGCCAAGGCTCTGGCTGACGCTGCGCCGAAGCCGGTCGAGAGCCGGGGCGTGCTGGTCACCGGGGGAACCGGGTTTCTGGGAAAAGAAATCGTGCGGACGCTGCTGTCGCGCGGCCGCCCTGTTCGTGTGGTGGCGCGACGTGAGCCGTCCCCCTGGGAGCGGATTGCGGGTGCCGAATATGTGGTGGCCGATGTGGCCACGGGAGCCGCTGCGCAGCTGTTCAAGGGGGTGGATACCGTCATTCATGCCGCGGCAGAAACCGCCGGTGGGTGGCCGGAGCATCAGCGTAACTCGTTGGATGCCACCGAGCAGATGGTTCGCGGGGCCGATGCGGCGGGGATTACGCATTTCGTCCATGTCAGCAGTCTTGCCGTATTGGCGCAGGGCAACGGCCGGCCCATCGGCGACGACCATCCGTTGGAGCCGGACAGCAAGGGGTCCGGTCCCTATGTCTGGGGAAAGTTGGAATCCGAACGGTTGGCGGTCCAACTCGGCAAGGAACTCGGCCTATCCGTGAAAGTGATTCGTCCCGGGGCATTGGTCGACTATCGCGATTTCGACCCGCCTGGCCGGCTCGGTAAGCGATTGGGGAATATCTTCGTGGCTGTCGGTTCGCCGGGCGATCGTCTGGGGGTGGTAGATGTCGGATTTGCCGGCCGCTTCCTTGGCTGGATGACGGACGCGTGGGACAACGTGCCGAGCCCCTTGAACCTCCTCGATCCTGTTTCCCCGACCAAGCAGGAACTGTTGGATCGTCTCCGGCAAGCCAACCCGGATCTCACGGTGCTCTGGCTGCCGAGGTTTGTCTTGGTTCCCCTCTCCTGGCTGGCGACTCTCGCGCAGAAAATCCTGCGTCCCGGGAAGCCGGCTATCGATATCGCCAAGGTGTTCAGCGTCCTCCCCTACGATACTTCCGGGATTGCGAAGCTTGCCCCTCAGGTCGATCACGCCTCCGAGAAACGATAA